From Streptomyces sp. NBC_00370, a single genomic window includes:
- a CDS encoding DUF4236 domain-containing protein: MPITFRKSFRILPGVRLNINRHSWSITTGGGKHGPRHTSSSTGRQTTSQDLPGPFGWRKTTTKRRG; the protein is encoded by the coding sequence ATGCCGATCACATTCCGCAAGAGTTTCCGGATCCTGCCGGGGGTGCGGCTCAACATCAACCGCCACTCCTGGTCCATCACGACAGGCGGCGGCAAGCACGGGCCGCGGCACACGTCAAGTTCGACAGGGCGGCAGACGACGTCGCAGGACCTGCCGGGCCCCTTCGGCTGGCGCAAGACGACGACGAAGCGCCGCGGTTAG
- a CDS encoding helix-turn-helix domain-containing protein, with translation MADDYLVRIGKLIRDARQHRGWTQTQLAEALATSQSAVNRIERGNQNISLEMIARIGEALDSEIVSLGYAGPMHLRVVGGRRLSGAIDVKTSKNACVALLCGSLLNKGRTVLRRVARIEEVFRLLEVLNSIGVRTRWINDGVDLEIVPPAELDMAAIDEDAARRTRSIIMFLGPLLHRMDNFRLPYAGGCDLGTRTIEPHMIALRRFGLDIAATEGMYHAQVDHSVSPSRPIVLTERGDTVTENALLAAARHDGATVIRNASSNYMVQDLCFFLEALGVRVDGIGTTTLTVHGVPSIDADVDYSPSEDPVEAMSLIAAAVVTESRLTIRRVPIEFLEIELAVLEEMGLDHDLTSEYAADNGRTRLVDLTVRPSKLEAPIDKIHPMPFPGLNIDNVPFFAAIAAVAQGKTLIHDWVYDNRAIYLTDLNRLGGRLQLLDPHRVLVEGPTRWRAAEMMCPPALRPAVVVLLAMMAAEGTSVLRNVYVINRGYEDLAERLNSVGAQIEIFRDI, from the coding sequence ATGGCAGACGACTACCTCGTACGCATCGGCAAGCTCATCCGTGACGCCCGACAGCACCGGGGCTGGACACAGACACAGCTCGCCGAGGCACTGGCCACCAGCCAGAGCGCCGTGAATCGCATTGAGCGCGGCAATCAGAACATCAGCCTTGAGATGATCGCCCGGATCGGCGAGGCACTCGACAGCGAGATCGTCTCGCTCGGCTACGCCGGGCCGATGCATCTGCGCGTGGTCGGCGGACGCCGGCTCTCCGGCGCCATCGACGTCAAGACGAGCAAGAACGCCTGTGTGGCGCTGCTCTGCGGCTCGCTGCTCAACAAGGGGCGTACGGTACTGCGCCGCGTCGCCCGGATCGAGGAGGTCTTCCGGCTCCTCGAAGTCCTCAACTCCATCGGTGTGCGCACCCGGTGGATCAACGACGGGGTCGACCTCGAAATCGTGCCGCCCGCCGAACTGGACATGGCGGCCATCGACGAGGACGCTGCCCGCCGCACCCGCTCCATCATCATGTTCCTCGGCCCGCTGCTGCACCGGATGGACAACTTCCGGCTGCCGTACGCCGGCGGTTGCGACCTCGGCACCCGTACCATCGAGCCGCACATGATCGCCCTGCGCCGGTTCGGCCTGGACATCGCGGCGACCGAGGGCATGTACCACGCGCAGGTCGACCACTCGGTCTCGCCCAGCCGCCCCATCGTCCTGACCGAGCGCGGCGACACGGTCACCGAGAACGCGCTCCTGGCGGCCGCCCGCCACGACGGCGCGACGGTCATCCGCAACGCCTCGTCCAACTACATGGTCCAGGACCTGTGCTTCTTCCTCGAAGCGCTGGGCGTACGGGTCGACGGCATCGGCACGACGACGCTGACCGTGCACGGCGTACCGTCCATCGACGCGGACGTGGACTACTCCCCCTCCGAGGACCCGGTCGAGGCGATGAGCCTGATCGCGGCGGCCGTGGTCACCGAGTCGCGGCTGACCATCCGCCGGGTCCCGATCGAGTTCCTGGAGATCGAACTCGCCGTACTGGAGGAGATGGGCCTCGACCACGACCTGACCAGCGAGTACGCGGCCGACAACGGCCGTACCCGGCTGGTGGACCTGACCGTACGGCCCTCCAAGCTGGAGGCGCCGATCGACAAGATCCACCCCATGCCGTTCCCCGGCCTGAACATCGACAACGTGCCGTTCTTCGCCGCTATCGCCGCCGTGGCGCAGGGCAAGACCCTCATCCACGACTGGGTCTACGACAACCGCGCCATCTACCTGACGGACCTCAACCGGCTGGGCGGCCGGCTCCAACTCCTCGACCCGCACCGGGTCCTGGTCGAGGGCCCCACCCGCTGGCGCGCCGCCGAAATGATGTGCCCCCCGGCGCTGCGCCCGGCCGTGGTGGTCCTGCTGGCCATGATGGCGGCGGAGGGCACATCGGTGCTGCGCAACGTGTACGTCATCAACCGCGGCTACGAGGACCTGGCGGAACGCCTCAACTCGGTGGGCGCGCAGATCGAAATCTTCCGCGACATCTGA
- a CDS encoding alpha/beta hydrolase, which yields MSEFTAGTRPAEPDFAAITTGELLAYREAENRFRASGAARAFLGEPDPGAAIDWQEIALPGRDLPVRVYRPAPTGDEEAAASPTGDEEAAAPAGLPLVVHVHGGSFVGTAVQCDWTNSRLAARLPALVVSVEHRLLTPDSPLANAADDGWDVFDHVVRHAARWGVDPARVAVFGESCGALISALTAIRAREADLELTAQVLVNPAVDVTGTMFDYPSVAEYADSPTLALPQLRLFQRLAASSAAEARAVSPLYADDLSGLAPALVVVPTQDPAADHGRRYAERLRTAGTSVRLTEYPGAKHAFLTLPGVEPQAEAARAEILAFLRTALAK from the coding sequence ATGAGTGAGTTCACTGCCGGGACGCGGCCGGCGGAGCCCGACTTCGCGGCGATAACGACCGGGGAACTGCTCGCCTACCGCGAGGCGGAGAACCGTTTCCGGGCCTCCGGCGCGGCCCGGGCGTTCCTCGGGGAGCCGGATCCGGGCGCCGCGATCGACTGGCAGGAGATCGCGCTGCCCGGCCGCGACCTGCCGGTCCGGGTCTACCGGCCGGCGCCGACGGGGGACGAGGAGGCCGCAGCCTCCCCGACGGGGGACGAGGAGGCCGCAGCCCCGGCCGGCCTGCCCCTCGTGGTCCATGTCCACGGAGGCAGCTTCGTGGGCACGGCGGTGCAGTGCGACTGGACCAACAGCCGTCTCGCCGCGAGGCTGCCCGCCCTCGTCGTCTCCGTCGAGCACCGCCTCCTCACCCCGGACAGCCCGCTCGCGAACGCCGCCGACGACGGCTGGGACGTGTTCGACCACGTGGTGCGGCACGCGGCGCGGTGGGGTGTCGACCCCGCGCGCGTGGCCGTCTTCGGTGAGAGTTGCGGTGCTCTGATCAGCGCGCTGACGGCGATCCGGGCAAGGGAGGCGGACCTGGAGCTCACGGCGCAGGTGCTGGTCAACCCCGCGGTCGACGTGACCGGGACGATGTTCGACTATCCCTCGGTCGCCGAGTACGCGGACAGCCCGACCCTGGCCCTGCCGCAACTGCGGCTCTTCCAGCGGCTCGCCGCCTCGTCGGCGGCCGAGGCCCGCGCGGTCTCACCGCTGTACGCGGACGACCTGAGCGGGCTCGCCCCGGCGCTCGTGGTGGTACCCACCCAGGACCCGGCGGCCGACCACGGCCGGCGCTATGCCGAGCGACTGCGCACGGCGGGGACCTCGGTGCGGCTCACCGAATACCCGGGAGCGAAGCACGCGTTCCTCACACTGCCCGGCGTGGAACCACAGGCCGAGGCCGCCCGGGCGGAGATCCTCGCGTTCCTGCGCACCGCCTTGGCGAAGTGA
- a CDS encoding TetR/AcrR family transcriptional regulator, giving the protein MTGRRRWSTDEILDTAAELLRTSDAESFSVRKLAAALGTDSSSLYRHFRNKTELLRAVADRILLAAMDGYRPEGNWRQRVTAVALRLREAFGEQPQLAAVWGRHASGGTGSRLVMEEMLQALRASGLPDEEVPVRYHRTVILVAALIASEAGISAITPEEYEQGMEQFRVAVLGADPERFPALAHYARDLRPLGADRSAAFEDVLAAQLDRIEALIP; this is encoded by the coding sequence ATGACGGGTCGAAGGCGATGGTCGACCGACGAGATCCTGGACACGGCGGCGGAACTGCTGCGCACGAGCGACGCCGAGTCGTTCAGCGTGCGCAAACTCGCCGCAGCGCTCGGGACCGACTCCTCCAGCCTCTACCGGCACTTCCGCAACAAGACCGAACTGCTGCGCGCGGTTGCCGACCGGATCCTCCTGGCCGCCATGGACGGCTACCGGCCCGAGGGCAACTGGCGGCAGCGCGTCACCGCAGTGGCCCTGCGCCTGCGGGAGGCGTTCGGCGAACAGCCCCAGCTCGCCGCGGTGTGGGGACGCCATGCGTCCGGCGGCACCGGATCCCGGCTGGTCATGGAGGAAATGCTGCAGGCCCTGCGCGCGTCAGGCCTGCCCGACGAGGAAGTCCCCGTGCGATACCACCGCACCGTGATCCTCGTCGCGGCGCTCATCGCCTCCGAGGCCGGTATCAGCGCCATCACGCCCGAGGAGTACGAGCAGGGCATGGAGCAGTTCCGCGTCGCGGTGCTCGGCGCCGATCCCGAACGATTCCCCGCCCTGGCCCACTACGCCCGCGACCTCCGCCCCCTCGGAGCGGACCGCAGCGCGGCGTTCGAAGACGTCCTCGCGGCCCAACTCGACCGCATCGAGGCACTGATCCCCTGA
- a CDS encoding PPOX class F420-dependent oxidoreductase has translation MSAQLSEAARQILDDTNYAILATVSPDGSPQTSVVWVGRDGDDVVISTAAGRRKEKNLRQEPRVSLSVFDKDNPLRYIEIRGAATVTEDTGRALAVSLAEKYAGPGAGEEFLQLPPEVVRVVIRITPDRVVGNAAA, from the coding sequence ATGTCTGCCCAGCTGAGCGAAGCCGCCCGCCAGATCCTCGACGACACCAACTACGCGATCCTCGCCACGGTCAGCCCGGACGGCAGTCCGCAGACGTCCGTCGTCTGGGTCGGCAGGGACGGCGACGACGTGGTCATCTCCACCGCCGCCGGGCGGCGCAAGGAGAAGAACCTGCGGCAGGAGCCGCGCGTCAGTCTGAGCGTCTTCGACAAGGACAACCCGCTCCGGTACATCGAGATCCGCGGCGCCGCGACCGTCACCGAGGACACCGGCCGCGCGCTGGCCGTCTCACTCGCCGAGAAGTACGCGGGGCCGGGCGCGGGCGAGGAGTTCCTGCAGCTGCCGCCGGAGGTCGTCCGGGTCGTGATCCGCATCACGCCCGACCGCGTCGTGGGCAACGCCGCCGCCTGA
- a CDS encoding MFS transporter, which yields MGKRYALWGYVAGAAAARTGDEMSGPALLLAGLAVTGSASAASSLLAGLMISAAIGGPVFGVVLDRSPRPGRLLARALIGYAAMLLVVLAALGHGPVADTVLIAVCAGLLGPALSGGWTSQLPGVVARESLPRANALDAMTFNLASLAGPALAGIVAGLAGASAGVIVAVALICLALPSALALPPARTPAQERPAASVATDLAAGLRAITGNRPLIRATVTSVVSCAGQGMVIACTPLIGQRSLGSADRGALLLSLTAASALAANAVLARHPRLLRPDTVIWCSTLVLAAAFLLAATGRPALLVTAMLIAGIGEGPQLTALFAVRHREAPSRLRGQVFTTGASLKITGFAIGAATAGPLAARSLPGALLTAAALQLLAALCAACYHPTRRRASGRGPDRPAA from the coding sequence ATGGGAAAGCGTTACGCGCTGTGGGGATATGTCGCCGGGGCGGCCGCGGCCCGTACCGGGGACGAGATGTCGGGTCCGGCCCTGCTGCTGGCAGGACTCGCGGTCACCGGATCGGCGTCCGCCGCTTCGTCGCTCCTGGCGGGCCTCATGATCTCGGCGGCGATCGGTGGACCCGTCTTCGGCGTGGTGCTCGACAGGTCGCCCAGACCGGGCCGCCTGCTGGCCCGGGCCCTCATTGGTTACGCCGCGATGCTCCTGGTCGTCCTGGCCGCCCTGGGCCACGGTCCGGTCGCCGACACGGTCCTGATCGCGGTGTGCGCCGGGCTGCTGGGACCTGCCCTGTCCGGCGGGTGGACCTCGCAACTGCCCGGCGTCGTCGCCCGGGAGAGCCTGCCCCGCGCCAACGCGCTCGACGCGATGACCTTCAACCTCGCGAGCCTGGCGGGTCCGGCGCTGGCGGGGATCGTCGCCGGCCTGGCCGGGGCGTCCGCCGGTGTGATCGTGGCCGTCGCGCTGATCTGCCTCGCACTGCCCTCGGCACTCGCCCTGCCCCCGGCCCGGACGCCGGCCCAAGAACGGCCGGCCGCCTCGGTCGCCACCGACCTCGCCGCCGGACTGCGGGCCATCACCGGCAACCGGCCACTGATCCGGGCGACCGTAACGTCGGTGGTCTCCTGCGCTGGCCAGGGCATGGTGATCGCGTGCACCCCGCTGATCGGACAGCGCAGCCTCGGCTCGGCCGATCGCGGAGCGCTCCTCCTCTCCCTGACAGCCGCCTCGGCACTCGCCGCCAACGCGGTACTGGCCCGCCACCCACGGCTGCTGCGCCCGGACACCGTCATCTGGTGCAGCACGCTCGTCCTCGCGGCGGCTTTCCTCCTCGCCGCGACAGGCCGGCCGGCCCTGCTCGTCACCGCGATGCTGATCGCCGGCATCGGCGAGGGCCCGCAGCTCACAGCCCTCTTCGCGGTCCGCCACCGCGAAGCCCCCAGCCGACTGCGCGGCCAGGTCTTCACCACCGGCGCGAGCCTGAAGATCACCGGCTTCGCCATCGGCGCGGCCACAGCGGGCCCGCTAGCGGCCCGTTCACTCCCCGGCGCCCTCCTCACAGCCGCCGCACTCCAACTCCTCGCAGCACTGTGCGCGGCCTGCTACCACCCAACCCGCCGCCGTGCCTCCGGACGCGGACCGGACAGGCCTGCTGCCTAG
- a CDS encoding CGNR zinc finger domain-containing protein — protein MRYIRRVPLRDDDWSTRHSVQAVAGRTAALVNALACESPTADAVAEVLREHGETGSVDLSPADVAEMRDAAVLLREVFTTDQVDVAATRLNQLLRRTVGTVRLSAHDGLSPWHPHLDSDDDAPWGEWFLASSCLALTVLVWDHQRPPGGLCASASCRNVYLTQGSGPPRRYCSRRCSTRERVAAHRRSRA, from the coding sequence ATGCGTTACATTCGTCGAGTGCCCCTCAGAGACGACGACTGGTCAACTCGGCATTCGGTGCAGGCGGTTGCCGGCCGGACCGCCGCCCTCGTCAACGCCCTGGCCTGCGAGAGCCCGACGGCCGACGCGGTCGCCGAAGTGCTGCGTGAGCACGGCGAGACCGGCTCCGTCGACCTCTCCCCGGCCGACGTCGCCGAGATGCGCGACGCCGCCGTGCTGCTGCGCGAGGTCTTCACCACGGACCAGGTCGACGTCGCGGCGACCCGGCTGAATCAGCTTCTCCGGCGCACTGTCGGCACCGTCCGTCTCTCCGCGCACGACGGTCTCTCGCCCTGGCACCCCCACCTCGACAGCGACGACGACGCGCCCTGGGGCGAGTGGTTCCTCGCCTCCTCCTGCCTGGCCCTGACGGTCCTCGTCTGGGACCACCAGCGGCCGCCCGGCGGCCTCTGCGCGTCGGCCAGTTGCCGGAACGTGTACCTCACGCAGGGAAGCGGCCCGCCACGCCGCTACTGCTCTCGCCGCTGCTCGACGCGGGAGCGGGTGGCGGCCCACCGCCGCTCGCGCGCCTGA
- a CDS encoding nuclear transport factor 2 family protein: MTDTTLRLLADRAAVADTLHRYAAGLDHGDAELFTSSLTGDATVDLTPATTKIGLEFPVLAPRDVVVGALIPAVGPLDTSHVISNIRTTVNGDSASVQCYAMAQHFPPGEGPKPDRTRHALMMNRYDADLVRDGETWRIRRLTIDSAWFTGDPTVLLPES, translated from the coding sequence ATGACTGACACGACCCTGCGACTCCTGGCCGACCGCGCCGCCGTCGCCGACACACTGCACCGCTACGCGGCCGGACTCGACCACGGCGACGCCGAACTGTTCACGTCCTCGCTCACCGGGGACGCCACGGTCGATCTGACCCCCGCCACCACCAAGATCGGCCTGGAATTCCCGGTGCTGGCCCCGCGGGACGTCGTCGTCGGCGCGCTGATCCCCGCCGTCGGCCCCCTCGACACCAGCCACGTCATCAGCAACATCCGCACGACCGTGAACGGCGACAGCGCGAGCGTCCAGTGCTACGCGATGGCCCAGCACTTCCCGCCCGGCGAAGGACCCAAGCCCGACCGCACCCGTCACGCGCTGATGATGAACCGCTACGACGCCGACCTCGTACGCGACGGCGAGACCTGGCGCATCCGCCGACTCACCATCGACAGCGCATGGTTCACCGGCGACCCGACCGTGCTGCTCCCGGAGAGCTGA
- a CDS encoding branched-chain amino acid ABC transporter substrate-binding protein, whose protein sequence is MVRVEWPLHVVRRIVFGVVTAAVLAVGGWFLVSWLQESQARCGAGVVKMGDDAECVGVTDGSYTFAGHLAPVEKKIRQENAKVAKGEDSYVSVAYMTSFTLKDDDSNSSESVRHELEGAYLAQYRYNEGDLGGKPKIRLLLANTGSRSAHWRHTVGELTARADDKRGRLVAVTGLGPSTDENLAAIRELSKKGIAMVASTMTATDIQDIHNFVRVSPTNVDEAYAAAGYLKRNKFKTAVVVQDAAKGNLYAGTLGPAFTRAFPDKAGHRLVAETKTFDSSVRSAWQTELRFMSVELCAQKPQVIYFAGRGIHLTSFLDSLANRNCQSEQFTVIAGDDTSNLTADKLADAAATKINVLYTGLAHPDMYKKNPDAVSAPSAKFFAEGAELDRWFPNDSRDDGQAIMAHDAVLTAATGVQMAASSQGEVVGDAVARMFHQMDGGQQVAGASGFLSFQNNGNPRDKAVPVLRLTAQGRAVFVEVSAANGRPREKNG, encoded by the coding sequence ATGGTCAGAGTCGAATGGCCGCTGCACGTCGTTCGGCGGATCGTGTTCGGGGTGGTCACCGCCGCCGTACTCGCGGTGGGCGGCTGGTTCTTGGTCTCCTGGCTCCAGGAGTCGCAGGCCCGGTGCGGCGCGGGCGTGGTGAAGATGGGCGACGACGCCGAGTGCGTGGGGGTGACCGACGGCTCGTACACCTTCGCCGGTCATCTCGCGCCGGTCGAGAAGAAGATCCGGCAGGAGAACGCCAAGGTCGCGAAGGGCGAGGACAGTTATGTGAGCGTCGCCTACATGACCTCCTTCACCCTGAAGGACGACGACAGCAACTCGTCCGAGTCGGTGCGGCACGAGCTGGAGGGCGCCTATCTCGCGCAGTACCGCTACAACGAGGGCGATCTCGGCGGGAAGCCGAAGATCCGGCTGCTGCTCGCCAACACCGGCAGCAGATCGGCCCATTGGCGGCACACGGTCGGCGAACTGACCGCCCGCGCCGACGACAAGCGGGGCAGGCTCGTCGCCGTCACCGGCCTCGGCCCCAGCACGGACGAGAATCTGGCCGCCATCAGGGAGCTGTCCAAGAAGGGCATCGCGATGGTCGCCTCCACGATGACGGCCACCGACATCCAGGACATACACAACTTCGTGCGGGTGTCGCCCACCAACGTGGACGAGGCGTACGCGGCGGCCGGCTATCTCAAGCGGAACAAGTTCAAAACGGCGGTCGTGGTGCAGGACGCGGCGAAGGGAAACCTCTACGCCGGCACCCTGGGCCCCGCGTTCACCCGGGCCTTCCCCGACAAGGCCGGCCATCGGCTGGTGGCCGAGACGAAGACGTTCGACTCGTCGGTACGCAGCGCCTGGCAGACGGAACTGCGCTTCATGTCGGTGGAGTTGTGCGCCCAGAAACCTCAGGTGATCTACTTCGCCGGGCGCGGGATCCATCTCACGAGCTTCCTCGACTCGCTGGCCAACCGGAACTGCCAGTCGGAGCAGTTCACCGTGATCGCCGGTGACGACACCAGCAATCTCACGGCGGACAAGCTCGCCGACGCGGCGGCGACGAAGATCAACGTGCTGTACACCGGCCTCGCCCACCCCGACATGTACAAGAAGAACCCGGACGCGGTCTCGGCCCCCTCGGCCAAGTTCTTCGCCGAAGGCGCCGAGCTGGACCGGTGGTTCCCCAACGACAGCCGCGACGACGGCCAGGCCATCATGGCCCACGACGCCGTGCTGACGGCGGCGACCGGCGTACAGATGGCGGCCAGCTCGCAGGGCGAGGTCGTCGGGGACGCGGTGGCGCGGATGTTCCACCAGATGGACGGCGGTCAGCAGGTGGCCGGTGCGAGCGGTTTTCTGTCCTTCCAGAACAACGGCAACCCGCGCGACAAAGCGGTCCCGGTGCTGCGGCTGACCGCCCAGGGCAGGGCGGTGTTCGTCGAGGTGTCGGCGGCCAACGGCAGACCGCGGGAGAAGAACGGCTAG
- a CDS encoding carbohydrate-binding protein has protein sequence MKRLRALLCGAATAALATAGLAAFATGQAAGATASADAAALSNRWYAAAPYLMPLDNNPPNAGAIMDATGLKAFQLAFILAPNGGGCSPTWGGTAPVANDTAVGGVINSIRAKGGDVSVSIGGYGGTKLGQACATSEATAAAYQQVVTKYQLKAIDFDLEEPEYENTAAVAHEIGAAKILQQNNPGLYVSVTTAGTAAGTGWFGTQMLNEAKAQGFTPNNFSIMPFDGGFNGAASQTSALTNFNSILRSTFGWSEATAYAHEGFSGMNGRSDTGEYFSQADFQTVLDFATSHGMDRFTFWSLNRDRQCTPADNNGATSGTCSSVPQAAWDFAKYSVKFAGATPPTNPPTDPPTDPPTNPPGTCTTTPWSATTVYTGGEEVSYSGHKWKAQWWTQNEKPGSTGEWGAWKDEGTC, from the coding sequence ATGAAGCGTCTTCGTGCTCTCCTCTGCGGCGCGGCGACCGCCGCGCTCGCCACGGCCGGCCTTGCCGCCTTCGCTACCGGCCAGGCGGCCGGAGCGACGGCGTCCGCCGACGCGGCAGCGCTCAGCAATCGCTGGTACGCCGCAGCGCCTTATCTGATGCCCCTCGACAACAACCCGCCCAACGCCGGCGCCATCATGGACGCCACCGGACTGAAGGCGTTCCAACTCGCGTTCATCCTCGCCCCCAACGGTGGTGGCTGCAGCCCGACCTGGGGCGGCACGGCGCCCGTCGCCAACGACACGGCGGTCGGGGGGGTCATCAACTCCATCCGGGCCAAGGGCGGAGACGTGTCCGTCTCCATCGGCGGCTACGGCGGTACCAAACTCGGCCAGGCGTGCGCCACTTCGGAGGCCACGGCCGCCGCGTACCAGCAGGTCGTGACCAAGTACCAGCTCAAGGCCATCGACTTCGACCTCGAAGAGCCGGAGTACGAGAACACCGCGGCCGTCGCGCACGAGATCGGCGCCGCCAAGATCCTCCAGCAGAACAACCCCGGCCTGTATGTCTCCGTCACCACGGCCGGCACGGCGGCGGGCACCGGCTGGTTCGGCACCCAGATGCTGAACGAGGCCAAGGCACAGGGCTTCACACCGAACAACTTCTCCATCATGCCGTTCGACGGCGGGTTCAACGGCGCGGCCTCGCAGACCTCCGCGCTGACGAACTTCAACTCGATCCTCCGCTCCACCTTCGGCTGGAGCGAGGCGACCGCCTACGCCCACGAGGGCTTCTCCGGAATGAACGGCCGCAGCGACACCGGCGAGTACTTCAGCCAGGCCGACTTCCAGACGGTCCTCGACTTCGCGACCAGCCACGGCATGGACCGGTTCACCTTCTGGTCGCTCAACCGCGACCGGCAGTGCACACCGGCCGACAACAACGGCGCGACGTCCGGCACCTGCAGCAGTGTGCCGCAGGCCGCCTGGGACTTCGCGAAGTACTCGGTGAAGTTCGCGGGGGCGACGCCGCCCACCAACCCGCCGACCGATCCGCCCACCGACCCGCCGACCAACCCGCCGGGGACCTGCACCACGACCCCGTGGAGCGCCACCACCGTGTACACGGGCGGCGAGGAGGTCTCGTACAGCGGCCACAAGTGGAAGGCGCAGTGGTGGACCCAGAACGAGAAGCCGGGCTCGACCGGCGAGTGGGGTGCCTGGAAGGACGAGGGCACCTGCTGA